One genomic window of Quercus lobata isolate SW786 chromosome 9, ValleyOak3.0 Primary Assembly, whole genome shotgun sequence includes the following:
- the LOC115962162 gene encoding acanthoscurrin-2-like, protein MTRLCIMVILALAVVHTTARTVPSDAGLDDQKNLVSFGGVGGYSGLGGNGLPFGGVGGAGGIGGGLGGGGLGDGSGLGGGLGGGSGLGGGLGGGSGLGGLGGLGGIGGGVGGGAGGGAGGGNGALPLP, encoded by the coding sequence ATGACAAGGTTGTGTATCATGGTGATTCTTGCTCTTGCTGTAGTCCACACTACAGCAAGAACTGTGCCAAGTGATGCTGGCCTCGATGACCAAAAGAACTTAGTCTCATTCGGTGGGGTTGGCGGCTATTCCGGACTTGGCGGTAATGGACTTCCCTTTGGTGGAGTTGGTGGAGCTGGTGGGATTGGTGGTGGACTTGGAGGTGGAGGACTTGGAGATGGATCTGGCTTAGGTGGAGGACTTGGAGGTGGATCTGGCTTAGGTGGAGGACTTGGAGGTGGATCTGGCTTAGGTGGCCTTGGTGGTTTGGGTGGtattggtggtggtgttggCGGTGGAGCCGGTGGTGGCGCTGGAGGTGGAAACGGCGCTCTTCCATTACCTTGA